AGAGTCCACCTTGCATTTCCATGCAACCGACTCACCATGTGCTGGAAGCAGCATACTCCATGAGCAAATCAAGAACTTGATTCAGCAACCACCCAGTTTATATTAAAAAAGAGCCGGAAGCCAAGAACCATATGCGCATGCAAGAGGCAAAAGACAGCCCACTCCCATGCATGTTTACGGATGAACGTCGTGACCTGTCAGGCACACGGAACACGCAAGAACATTCCCATCACAATTATCACGGAAGTTAAGCTCGCATCTTAATCCCAATTATAATGGTGCCAACAATATCAAAGCTATCCTAATGTACAATCATACACTCATACCTCGCTGGCTACAACATGCTTGTACCTCATCAAGACAAACCGGGACAAGAAAAGGACGATTTCACTGAACGAGAACACCGTCACAATTAGACTCCAGCAGCCTCCATGTTCTATACCAGCTAAATCACAACATGCTGGTCAATTATCGGCCCAATGTCGTCGATTAATCATCTGAGACTAGCTACCTATCCAATGTCGTCGATGCACGTATAAATAGCCCTACCTTACGAGCAACATCTCATCGCCTTCTCATCGGTCGATCACACTCTCGATATTGATAGTACACAAAGGCTGATAACTTAGTTAAGAGCTTGAGGAAACAATGGCTGCCGCCTGGCTTAGGCTCTCTGTTGCGCTGACATGCGCATTGCTCTTGTCGTCGGCGTGCCATGGCCTGCAGGTTGGCTACTACAAGAAGACGTGCCCCCGCGTGGAGGCCATCGTGAGGGAGGAGGTGAAGCGCTTCGTCTACAAGAACGCCGGCATCGGCGCCGGCCTCATCCGCATGTTCTTCCACGACTGCTTCGTCCAGGGGTGCGACGCCTCCGTCCTCCTCGACCCGACGCCGGCCAACCCGCAGCCCGAGAAGCTCAGCCCTCCCAACTTCCCCAGCCTCCGCGGCTTCGAGGTCATCGACGCCGCCAAGGACGCCGTCGAGAAGGCGTGCCCCGGCGTCGTCTCCTGCGCGGACATCGTCGCCTTCGCCGGCCGTGACGCCGCCTACTTCCTTACCAGAATGACGATGAAGATCAACATGCCGGCCGGCCGCCTCGACGGGCGCGTCTCCAACTCCACGGAGGCCCTGGACAACCTCCCGCCTCCGGTCTTCAACCTCGACCAGCTCATCGCCAGCTTCGCCGCCAAGGGCCTCACCGCGGAGGACATGGTCGTGCTCTCCGGCGCCCACACCATCGGGGTGTCCCACTGCTCGTCCTTCGTCTCCGATCGCCTCGCCGTCCCCTCCGACATCAACACCGGCTTCGCCAACGTGCTGAGGAGGCAGTGCCCCGCCAGCCCAAGCTCGGCCAACGACCCCACGGTGAACC
This sequence is a window from Aegilops tauschii subsp. strangulata cultivar AL8/78 chromosome 7, Aet v6.0, whole genome shotgun sequence. Protein-coding genes within it:
- the LOC109736533 gene encoding peroxidase 2, with protein sequence MAAAWLRLSVALTCALLLSSACHGLQVGYYKKTCPRVEAIVREEVKRFVYKNAGIGAGLIRMFFHDCFVQGCDASVLLDPTPANPQPEKLSPPNFPSLRGFEVIDAAKDAVEKACPGVVSCADIVAFAGRDAAYFLTRMTMKINMPAGRLDGRVSNSTEALDNLPPPVFNLDQLIASFAAKGLTAEDMVVLSGAHTIGVSHCSSFVSDRLAVPSDINTGFANVLRRQCPASPSSANDPTVNQDVVTPNALDNQYYKNVLAHKVLFTSDAALLATPATTQMVRDSANIPGQWEAKFNKAMVKMGAIEVKTAYQGEIRRNCRVVNH